A single window of Enterococcus mundtii DNA harbors:
- a CDS encoding ParA family protein yields the protein MLSKKFVIGNFKGGVGKSTCAQMLGFEAAVAKNQKTLIVDLDMQGNTSDVMSLTHMNFSEEEGGGDGEPLDYENTITDVLIGKKPIDLSLELDGEVDWNKIVDNDTRVNPKDAVYKVVDNLYILPADMSFELYDDWIKDQFSDSADKLVYMQKRLGPLLDEFDVVYLDVPPSISIYSKSAMYIADFAIVVLQTQVKSMRNAMQYLEYMDFFVDGFDTSLKVAGVIPFMLESGDAVDQEMYAQAQQIYGDHLLKNVVLKNARLKRYDGSGITMELTKAGKLKQWDRRCHHLFINIYDELLEHEAWYE from the coding sequence ATCTTGTCAAAGAAATTCGTCATAGGTAATTTCAAAGGTGGAGTAGGGAAGAGTACATGTGCGCAAATGTTAGGGTTCGAAGCAGCTGTTGCAAAAAATCAAAAAACTTTAATCGTCGATCTAGATATGCAAGGAAATACTTCTGACGTAATGAGTTTAACCCATATGAACTTTTCTGAAGAAGAGGGTGGGGGAGACGGAGAGCCTCTTGATTACGAAAATACAATAACCGATGTACTAATTGGAAAAAAACCTATCGATTTAAGTCTTGAATTGGATGGGGAAGTCGACTGGAATAAGATAGTAGATAATGATACTCGAGTTAATCCTAAAGATGCTGTATATAAGGTAGTAGATAATTTATATATCTTACCCGCAGATATGAGTTTTGAACTTTACGACGATTGGATCAAAGATCAGTTCTCGGATTCCGCTGATAAGCTTGTTTATATGCAAAAAAGATTAGGACCGTTACTTGATGAGTTTGACGTTGTATACCTGGACGTACCACCATCAATTTCTATTTATAGTAAGTCTGCGATGTATATAGCTGATTTTGCGATTGTTGTTCTTCAGACTCAGGTTAAATCGATGAGAAATGCCATGCAGTATTTAGAATATATGGATTTCTTCGTTGACGGGTTTGATACGTCTCTAAAAGTTGCAGGGGTGATTCCTTTTATGTTAGAGAGTGGAGACGCTGTCGATCAAGAAATGTATGCACAAGCACAACAAATATATGGCGATCATTTGTTGAAGAATGTTGTATTAAAGAATGCACGCTTAAAGCGATATGACGGATCTGGAATTACGATGGAATTAACTAAAGCAGGAAAACTAAAACAGTGGGATAGACGCTGTCATCATCTGTTTATCAATATATATGACGAGTTGCTTGAACATGAAGCCTGGTATGAGTAG